Part of the Sorghum bicolor cultivar BTx623 chromosome 1, Sorghum_bicolor_NCBIv3, whole genome shotgun sequence genome, TCGAATACCGAGTCATCTGTTTTGCCGTCTTCATTGGCATCTTCGTAACCATCATCACTGTTTCTGTCGTCAACTGGATCTTCTTTGTCATCACTGAGCTTTTGCACTGGAACATGCTTGCTGTTGTTTGAGAATTCATGAAGCTTCTGCCTCAGCTTCCTCAAGCGTTTCGAGATGTATGTCTTCTCGTCCTCAAAACAAGCGAGTGATTTAATCCTGGAGATGCTAGAACCAGCTTGTTCTGAAAGGCTCATGTGATCACATATTTCGTTGACGAGTAGCTGATCTTTAAGTTTTATCTTGTAGCCTTCGATCTCAGCCTGAAGATTTTGAACGACTCCGGTCATCTTCTGAAGGTCCTCACGGTCATACTCGCTTTGCTCTTCCATCATCCTCTGGTACTGCAAGGCTTCCATCTGCATTGCTGCCTTCTCCTCCTGCAGTCTAGTGATCATGGCCATCGTTTGGTTCGCTGCCACAGCTGACGCGTTTCTTTCTTCCTCCAGCTCCTTCCAAAGACGGCTTATCGATTTGCGGTCCAGCTCAATCTGTTGCTTCAGCTGATCAATTGTGCACTCTCCTTCAGCTTCATTTACCATGCTCTCAGAGATACCAGAATAATTCCTGTCAAGGGAGAGTGCTCTTGTGATATTGTTAAGTATGGCTTGTTCGTGGTTGTTCTGTACAATAGGGCTATCACTGTCAGTTGCACGGGATGCAGACGCAGTGGACAGCTGTGACAACAGTGACTTCAAATCTTCATGGACTTTAAGAGAATTATtccttgtttttctttgagtgAATTCAACTTTGTTTTCATCTAGCAAGGTGTCTGTTTCAACAGATTTAGTGGCTATTGATAACTCATCAGAAGAACTAAGAGCATTGTGCCAAACTTCATCTTCAGATTTATCTCCTGGAAAAAGAGAGAGTATCCTCAGCACGAGTAAACGAATTATTCATAAACATAAAGGGTAACAGATACTTCAACTTCAACACATGTGAAGGGTATTCctaaaaaaatatatgtgaAGGATAAATGGATAATTCAGACCTCTTGTATTAGAATCTTCACGAATTTGATGCCTGTCTTTGTTCGAAATATcagttgactgaaggtttgtgTTGCCATCATCTTGGATGTTGTGCAAACCTCCTGAACTTTCAGAAGGCTGATTATCGCAACCATCGTTCTGGACTGGTATCAACCCAGGCTCCTCAGGTAATTTCTCCTCTGAGTTATCATATTGGGGTCTGTCATCTGCAATCTTTGCTAGTAGATGGTCCAATACAAAACCTTCCTTCAATTTATCTTTGTCATCCTTGAGAAAACTTCCAACATTACCGCCAGGCTGCGAGGGCTCTGATTCAGTGTCAGAGGTCTTCAGCTCATTGTATGAAACATAATTGATCTCATCAATACTCTGTTGGTCTCTTGAAACAACTCTGCAGATCCTCTCGATGCCAATGCCACTAGATTTGCTTTGAAGAACCACAAAAGGATGTGACCTAACTTGCAATGGTCTTGAGCAACATGAACATAGAATGTCCTCCATGACCGGTGCTTCAGTTGCACCATTCCTCAAAGTGAAGTTGTTTTTGCAACCCACATTGTCGACACCAACGCCTAGTTTCCCCACCAAGGACCGGTATGTTTCTAGGTTTGATTTCTTGTCAGCGGCAAATGACAGCAGGCAGGCCTCGCACATCCTGTGAACATCGACAAGCTTTTGATGGATGTGGCAAAATGCCCATGATGATGCTTCTGCCTTGTGAGAACTGCACATTAGTTCTCGATAAAAGCCCGGGTGCGCCTTGCCTAAGACATGATCCAGCCTCGTGCATATTGGGCATGGGGGTTGCAGCTTGCATAGTTGTGCAAATGTTGTCACCAGATAGGAGAGCAGACcctccagcagcagcagaagcaTCAAAACCCATTCTTGGACGACTGAAGTTAGTAGAGCAGAGAACTGCTGATATCTCCATGGATCACCAATACTTGTTCTTGAAGCCATGACTTCGACTTGGGATGGAAATTTCTTACTGGATGAAGTTTGTATATTTCATGTTGGAAAAGAACTGAAAAGATAATGTGCGGTTAGAGGCAAGACAATAACCTAAACTCTGAAACTTAAGCCAACTGGCAACTGCAGCACAAGTAAAAAGCCCCATGATTGGATTCAAATTGAGCATATCCAACTCAGATTTCCATTTGCAGGGGAGGATTAGGGTTGAGGGTTTTAGGAATCCAATCATGGTACCAAGAACCATCATGCTAGAGAGCCATGTTATGTCGAAGATTATTCAGATTAACGTATAATAAAGGACATCTACGTCTTACCGCTTTAATTTAAACTGGAGGCTAATTTATGACCCAACTACATACAATAATCGCACAAGAACACAAGAAGTTCAGGTTGTACTGGATCGGCCAATTTACCtctgtcccccccccccccccccctctctctctctctctcttttgtaCTAAACTCGTTCTTTGTTTGGTAATAGATGCTGTAGGGGTGCAAACCCCTCCAGTTCTCATAAAGAAAAACTCAAATGAAGAACCAGTTCATTCATACAAACGGAAATCTCCATTCCTAGTATCCCAGTACACAATCCGATCAAGCAAACCGGATTAAGTCAAGAACTCCGAATTTGCCGGATTAAGTCAAGAACTCCGAATTTGCATCAGCAATTAAAATAAAGGGAAGATCAAACGGCTCATCTGACataccttcatcacatttctgaGGTGACCATGGATTTCGTTTGCCTCTTCGGGATAGAAGACAAGGAAGCGAGGAAAGGAACGGCTTGCTCAGATCTCCCCGACTCCCCCCACTCCGTGTTCCTGGAGCACAACTGGCCAACTACCATGGAACCAATAAATAAACCGAAATTAAAGGATTTACTTGCATCAATAAATAATTGAAGGACAGGTATCAAATGGAGAAATAAAGGTGGGTACCTCTCAGAGTTCGTCATAACAGGCTGTGATAGTAAAGAAGATTAGTCGGagaacaaaataaataaataaacaaaagaaGAGGCAAATGTGTGCTGATctttcatttattttattttcaaacTACTCTAATAACGATGGCCTTCTCAATTTCGGATTCAAATATGCCATCATGCCCAGtcgacttttttttttttgccaccgGGTCACAGACTGAAAAGCCAATCTAACTACAGCCAATGAACCAATTGATACCTTGCGTTCGGTTCGACCCATTCCCTTATCATTATCAACATTGACACTGACGTATGGGTGCACGTCATTAGTCAATACTGCTTCGAGAATATTTGGACCAAATTACTCTAGTTGGTCTGTCACTGAGACGATAATTGCACTGAGGTTTTGGCTGCATCTTTCCAAAATCAACTTGAGACCGACCGTCGATGCAACAAACCACCTGGAATTTTTTACACACCTCACAAGTAGGCATGGGCCTTCAGGATCTGcaggcaccaccacaaccctcgACAGGGCTTCCAAACCTGGGGATGCATCAAACGGAACAGTGTCATTCCGATATCTTTTTCAGCTCACAGTCAGTTAAGGCCTCGAGGGCTTCACAGGACCAAAACGCCAGGCGAACTCCCTACAAGGATCTTCAAGTAATTTACATCACATGGTCCAGCAACAGAGTTCTTACGAGTACAAGACGAATGTAAGAAAATGGATAAGGTTCAGCAGCGCGAACAACGTGATTGGCCCTACAGCCTTCTTTTGGTGGAGATGTTGGGtatagaataaaagaaaaaaatgcatGGAAATGGAAACGGCTAAGAGTTAGGCAATTCGGTTTGTACAAAGACAATCGCAGCGCTTGGCTGCTCCATGCTCTTCAGAGGGCCTTCAGCTCAGGCTTGACGGATCTAGTTTTGGTCGCCACACCACTCTTCGGCGAGCATTGTACTCTGTTAGCGTCTTTAGAAGTCCCAATGCTGTGACGATGTGACCGGGTAGATGTTGAATTGGTATTTTTCCCCTCAGGTGTTTGTGTTGTATCACTGCAGCTCTTTCTCCTTGAACTtgtaaattttggtgatttggcACGAGTAGTAGGCACCTTGACAGAATAGAAGGCAAAAATTAAATTCATTATCAGAACGGTAAAAAGATTACTAATACTTCGCACAATTTATTCATGCCGCAAGCAACAATCATGCAATTCTATTTTTGTGATTTTGTCGACAAAAATGTTCTCAAATACTATTTGCTCAAGGCTCAAACTAATTATACCCAAGACATTATTCGACAATCAGCGTGGTATTAGTGGCACCACGTGTTAATCAAAAAAGGGGGCACAAAATCTCTCATTCATTTTAGAATGGTGTGCGCATTCCATTCTTGGAATTACTATACCCTCAACAATAACCATGATTTATCACATGCAAAATTGATAAAAGCCACAGAATCACAGCTACGCTTTTTATTGAGGATTAGAAACATGAAACTGGAATTACCTTCTTAAGTTCAGCCTTTGGTGGGGGCCCTTCTTGATAGAAGCTTGGCATGGGTTTTGCTTTAATCACCAATGACTTCCTTAGTTGTTTTAAAGCAACGTCTTGCTCTTCCTACCCAAATAGTGAACATTACAAGATTAGTTAATGATAGATAAAAGACAGTATATAGTGCTTTCCATATAGACAGGAGTAGAAAATAAAACTAGCACAAACACTTACTTAAGGAAAAGCACAGATGGACACAGTCAATCAGACTACTGTACAGTTTGAATGAAACAGCACATGATGGTCAATGGCATCAAATAACAATACCAAACTTAGCCCAACattaactagatctagatgcatATGATAGTAGATGTCATTCAACCAATCATACCTAAATGAACACATCACCTAAATGAACACATCATTGATTAGATAATCACAACAACCAAGTCTTGAATTTCTGTTCTGTCTACTGCATGCGAATATTGCTTGTGTACAACTtggatttcatttgaaaaacttaTTGACATTTCAGATCGAAAGACAGAAAATGATTACAATAGCAGGCAGGAATATTATATAACCGGTGTACATGTGATGAAACTATATAGATAAAATATGTTAAATTTAATAGATCCCATATTCCAATTGCTTGTAGGAAAGATTGAAAGGCATTTGAAACCTCAACAGTTACATATAAAGGGGAACTGGAAAAAGAACAAGGGAAAGGAAGAAATAAGACTGGTGCGTAAGTAAAACAGAATGAAGTACTGTGTGTTGAGCAATAATCTTGAATCTTCCATAAATTTATAAAGAACAGGTAGCATAAAGCTCTCTTGTGTGTACCCAGAAACAACTCAATTTGAATACTGCCCTTATTACTCTTATTATTGAAGCAATAATTACTATATCAATCAAAAGAATAATATACAAAACTTTATGCTCTTATTTTCGATTGCAAGAGAGAGATCAGAATTCAGAAGTAAGTTCTTACCTTTTTCCTGGCCTCAGCCTCGTCCTTCTCTGCTTCCAAAGCTTTATGTTTCTCCTCTAATTTTGTGTAGAACTGGATAATTAACAACACTGTCACTACCAGACCCCTTTTGGAATAAAAAGTGCTTGCTAGTTGTTAACAATCAGTATGAATTAAGCAATCATCTGGAAATAATGCAAGAAACTATATACACACCTCCTTCCTCTTGTCAGCACGGTTAGCACACACAAATGAAGGGGCAACGGGAACAGTTGTCTTAGTTCTGCCAGCTCTTGTTGATGTTGTAGTTCTTTACACAGCTCAGGAAAAGGGGCACATGCAACTCAGAAGGCTTGTAAAATTCATGTGTTTCTGAATTTAAACATTTAACTATGAAAACAGGCATCATCTTAAAAAATATTGGGCATAACAAAATATTGTAAGTTCAGTGGATACATAAAAGCACCGTTTAGACAATGCTTTCATGTTCACAGAAGATAAGTGTATGAGCATGAATGTTCATCATTATTTACTGTGGAACATCGAAGAATTTGGTGCTTAATTAAGAAAAACCAGTATGTGATTTTATGGTCAGCTATAAACATGAATATTCAAATCTATGATTCCATCCTTATGTAAGTAGGCGTGAAACATCCGAAGGTGAAATGCCAGAAGTTAAATATTAGGTGCATAGCTATGAAACAGCATAAAAAAGGGATGAGATGCTCAACAAATCTTAGCACACAGAAAAAGGATACGAGGAAGTCACAGAACAAGAGTCCTCTTCCACAGGGTGAAATGCCTGCTCAGGCTGCAAAGTCTTCTTAGGTGCCACCGGCGTACTCTGAAATAAATAGCCAGAGTAATTCTGTTAGTATAGCCTCCTATTTCACAAAAGTATACCGCAGAATATTTTCAGACTAGAGAAGAAATTAGCCATGTTCCCAACTAAATAGAGATGACAGGGGTTCAGTTTGTGCAACAATTTTTTAGATGGTCCTGTGTGGTAGAAAACTTAAACATGGAAAAAGTCCATGATAAGGTAGCTTCAATGCATAATATAGAATACCTATGATCTAGCTAGTAAGAATTAGCCCCAAAAAAACACTTGCTGGATAATAAGAAATAACAGAATCAAAACAAGAGGTAATGATATAGACAGCGCCAAAATTTAATGAGAAATGTGCAGAAGGCAATGACCATACCTTCTTTGTCATGCTTGCTGGAGATATGCTACTTTTATCACCAGATTTATCCTtatttgccgatggattggtcaCACCACCATTTACTCCCGATGACCTTCTTTGCGTAGAAAGAGAGAATGGTTGGGGAACAACACGTTTAGGCCTCTCCGATCCAGAACTGGCAGTCGCAGACTTTGCTGGGGACTTGGGGGGAGCAGACTTCTCTTGATCAATCAACttcagtgaatcttgatttacacACTTGTCTTCCTGTGTGTCACCTTGTACATCAGGGTCCTTAATGGAATTAGTTTCCTGGCCTTCTGGGCTATCATCATCACGACTACCACTAATGGTTTCGTCGCATCCATCGGTGTTACCATTCAGATGGCATATAACAACACCATCTGATTCTTCATCTGTAGACATTTCCACAGCCTCTTTCAACATTGGACTGCATAAAAGAAATTAATAAAGGATAAGTAAGCATGTATCTCTGCAGCTGGAGGCCTAGAGAAATTCAAGTAGAAGAGAAGAATGGAAATACAGTACATGGCTTGAGCAACCATCATGGACAAAAAgaaca contains:
- the LOC8081242 gene encoding probable myosin-binding protein 5; the protein is MASRTSIGDPWRYQQFSALLTSVVQEWVLMLLLLLEGLLSYLVTTFAQLCKLQPPCPICTRLDHVLGKAHPGFYRELMCSSHKAEASSWAFCHIHQKLVDVHRMCEACLLSFAADKKSNLETYRSLVGKLGVGVDNVGCKNNFTLRNGATEAPVMEDILCSCCSRPLQVRSHPFVVLQSKSSGIGIERICRVVSRDQQSIDEINYVSYNELKTSDTESEPSQPGGNVGSFLKDDKDKLKEGFVLDHLLAKIADDRPQYDNSEEKLPEEPGLIPVQNDGCDNQPSESSGGLHNIQDDGNTNLQSTDISNKDRHQIREDSNTRGDKSEDEVWHNALSSSDELSIATKSVETDTLLDENKVEFTQRKTRNNSLKVHEDLKSLLSQLSTASASRATDSDSPIVQNNHEQAILNNITRALSLDRNYSGISESMVNEAEGECTIDQLKQQIELDRKSISRLWKELEEERNASAVAANQTMAMITRLQEEKAAMQMEALQYQRMMEEQSEYDREDLQKMTGVVQNLQAEIEGYKIKLKDQLLVNEICDHMSLSEQAGSSISRIKSLACFEDEKTYISKRLRKLRQKLHEFSNNSKHVPVQKLSDDKEDPVDDRNSDDGYEDANEDGKTDDSVFEKHLGRNGYSSRDLKRSDPKGQYHAMVSENDLVSFEDEISQVSERLMALEADRSFLEHSVNSLKNGKEGEALIRNIAGSLRELRKMGIGWKE
- the LOC8081243 gene encoding protein WVD2-like 1 isoform X2; this translates as MSLEIWSLRRDRSPMLKEAVEMSTDEESDGVVICHLNGNTDGCDETISGSRDDDSPEGQETNSIKDPDVQGDTQEDKCVNQDSLKLIDQEKSAPPKSPAKSATASSGSERPKRVVPQPFSLSTQRRSSGVNGGVTNPSANKDKSGDKSSISPASMTKKSTPVAPKKTLQPEQAFHPVEEDSCSVTSSTTTSTRAGRTKTTVPVAPSFVCANRADKRKEFYTKLEEKHKALEAEKDEAEARKKEEQDVALKQLRKSLVIKAKPMPSFYQEGPPPKAELKKVPTTRAKSPKFTSSRRKSCSDTTQTPEGKNTNSTSTRSHRHSIGTSKDANRVQCSPKSGVATKTRSVKPELKAL
- the LOC8081243 gene encoding protein WVD2-like 1 isoform X1, which produces MSANGESGGDPAAARRRWDLTNKGPESTPMLKEAVEMSTDEESDGVVICHLNGNTDGCDETISGSRDDDSPEGQETNSIKDPDVQGDTQEDKCVNQDSLKLIDQEKSAPPKSPAKSATASSGSERPKRVVPQPFSLSTQRRSSGVNGGVTNPSANKDKSGDKSSISPASMTKKSTPVAPKKTLQPEQAFHPVEEDSCSVTSSTTTSTRAGRTKTTVPVAPSFVCANRADKRKEFYTKLEEKHKALEAEKDEAEARKKEEQDVALKQLRKSLVIKAKPMPSFYQEGPPPKAELKKVPTTRAKSPKFTSSRRKSCSDTTQTPEGKNTNSTSTRSHRHSIGTSKDANRVQCSPKSGVATKTRSVKPELKAL